From Halosolutus amylolyticus, a single genomic window includes:
- a CDS encoding amino acid permease, whose protein sequence is MSHGESNEELAKDLGLISAMTIGIGTMIGAGIFVLPGVAANAAGPIVVVSFVVGGLIAMVNALSVSELGTAMPKAGGGYYYINKSLGPMFGSIAGMGDWMGLAFASAFYCIGFGQYLAVFVPLPEVAFLSPIQVGALIAGAVFVGVNYIGAKETGGVQTIIVFTLLAILTAFALAGFSSFDYATLTDEGGLAPFGAGAILPATALVFVSFLGYAKIATVAEELKNPGRNLPIAIIGSVGIVTVIYAILVTTMLGVVSWPELSEDAPVAQAAELAFPASIGPVGGVAAVAAALMTVGALLATASSANASILASARINFAMGRDKIVTNWLNEIHPNFATPYRSILVTGALIIAFIAFLGREIEVLAKAASVLHLIVYALMNVGLIVFREADVPEYDPDFEVPFYPVTPILGAVLSLGLVAFMDGYEIALSAAFVLAAVLWYFLYARDKTVQQGVLSDYIRHREEEMPDRVVEAADAVAPSGTEGPTIMVALANPRTERALITLASALAEHEGGRVLATHIVTVPDQTSLAAAAENNDRIDAVSESLLDDAKADAAAFDVPIETKTILSHRGLEEVYDAAQTNDADTVVMGYGGTRFTGGRAESTLDELTHDLPCDFLVLDATEFDPTDIVVPTAGGASSDLSAEVARALHDTIDAEVTLLHVAEEGAEAEGREFLRDWANDHQLSDAALHVETGDVEHAIERFGADHGLVIVGATERGLLSRIVRGSLAFDVIEKLDTPVLLAERPSSRSLRDRVFGRR, encoded by the coding sequence ATGAGCCACGGCGAGAGCAACGAGGAACTCGCGAAGGACCTCGGTCTCATTTCGGCGATGACGATCGGGATCGGGACGATGATCGGTGCCGGCATCTTCGTCTTACCCGGCGTCGCCGCCAACGCGGCGGGACCGATCGTCGTCGTCTCGTTCGTCGTCGGCGGCCTGATCGCGATGGTGAACGCGCTGTCGGTCTCGGAACTCGGCACCGCGATGCCGAAAGCCGGCGGCGGCTACTACTACATCAACAAGTCGCTCGGGCCGATGTTCGGATCGATCGCCGGCATGGGCGACTGGATGGGGCTGGCATTCGCCTCCGCGTTCTACTGCATCGGCTTCGGCCAGTATCTCGCCGTCTTCGTCCCGTTACCGGAAGTTGCGTTCCTCAGTCCGATTCAGGTCGGCGCGCTCATCGCAGGAGCGGTCTTCGTCGGCGTCAACTACATCGGAGCGAAGGAGACCGGCGGCGTCCAGACGATCATCGTGTTCACATTGCTCGCGATTCTCACCGCGTTTGCACTCGCCGGTTTCTCATCGTTCGACTACGCGACGCTGACCGACGAGGGCGGCCTCGCGCCGTTCGGGGCGGGCGCGATTCTACCAGCGACCGCGCTCGTGTTCGTCTCGTTCCTCGGCTACGCGAAGATCGCGACCGTCGCCGAAGAATTGAAGAATCCGGGCCGGAACCTCCCGATCGCTATCATCGGGAGCGTCGGAATCGTGACCGTCATCTACGCGATCCTCGTGACGACCATGCTCGGGGTCGTCTCGTGGCCCGAACTCAGCGAGGACGCGCCGGTCGCACAGGCCGCCGAGCTCGCGTTCCCGGCCTCGATCGGTCCCGTCGGGGGCGTCGCGGCCGTCGCCGCGGCGTTGATGACCGTCGGCGCACTGCTGGCGACGGCGTCGTCGGCCAACGCCTCGATCCTCGCCTCGGCGCGTATCAACTTCGCGATGGGCCGCGACAAGATCGTCACCAACTGGCTCAACGAGATCCATCCGAACTTCGCGACGCCCTATCGATCGATTCTGGTCACCGGCGCGCTCATCATCGCGTTCATTGCGTTCCTGGGGAGGGAGATCGAGGTGCTCGCGAAAGCCGCGAGCGTTCTCCACCTCATCGTCTACGCGCTGATGAACGTCGGACTCATCGTGTTTCGGGAGGCTGACGTCCCGGAATACGATCCCGACTTCGAGGTCCCGTTCTATCCCGTCACGCCGATCCTCGGCGCGGTCCTCTCGCTCGGCCTCGTCGCGTTCATGGACGGCTACGAGATCGCGCTGTCGGCGGCCTTCGTTCTCGCGGCTGTACTCTGGTACTTCCTCTACGCCCGCGACAAAACGGTCCAGCAGGGCGTGCTCTCGGATTACATTCGCCACCGCGAGGAGGAGATGCCGGATCGCGTCGTCGAGGCCGCCGACGCAGTCGCGCCGAGCGGGACGGAGGGACCGACGATCATGGTCGCGCTGGCCAATCCGCGAACCGAACGCGCGCTCATCACGCTCGCCAGCGCGCTCGCCGAACACGAGGGTGGTCGCGTACTCGCGACACATATCGTGACCGTCCCCGATCAGACGTCGCTCGCCGCCGCCGCCGAAAACAACGACCGGATCGATGCTGTCTCGGAGTCGCTTCTCGACGACGCCAAGGCGGACGCCGCGGCGTTCGACGTCCCGATCGAGACGAAGACGATCCTGTCCCATCGCGGTCTTGAAGAAGTGTACGACGCGGCACAGACGAACGACGCGGACACGGTCGTGATGGGCTACGGCGGCACACGGTTTACCGGGGGTCGTGCGGAGAGTACGCTCGACGAACTGACCCACGATCTGCCGTGTGACTTCCTCGTGCTGGATGCAACGGAGTTCGATCCGACCGATATCGTCGTCCCCACGGCCGGTGGGGCGTCGTCCGACCTCTCCGCGGAGGTCGCCCGCGCGCTCCACGACACGATCGACGCCGAGGTGACGTTGTTACACGTCGCCGAGGAGGGAGCGGAAGCGGAGGGACGGGAGTTCCTGCGCGACTGGGCCAACGACCACCAGCTGTCGGACGCCGCGTTACACGTCGAGACCGGAGACGTCGAGCACGCGATCGAGCGCTTCGGTGCCGATCATGGGCTCGTCATCGTCGGTGCGACCGAGCGTGGACTCCTGTCGCGAATCGTCCGGGGGTCGCTCGCGTTCGACGTGATCGAAAAACTCGACACGCCTGTGCTGTTGGCCGAACGGCCGTCGTCGCGGTCGCTCCGCGATCGGGTTTTTGGCCGGCGCTGA
- a CDS encoding universal stress protein translates to MGSGHDSSQDDLLAHVLVPVANETDAEKTAMALEPYDPDHVTALHVVEKGEGVPDKTPVEQSEELAAESSTAVRRVFPDADDHTAYARNVVGAIFEAADDVDASAVAYRARGGNRLMQFLSGDHSLKLVTRADRPVIALPRTETDE, encoded by the coding sequence ATGGGTAGTGGACACGATTCCTCCCAGGACGACCTTCTCGCTCACGTGCTCGTTCCGGTCGCGAACGAGACCGATGCCGAGAAGACGGCGATGGCACTCGAACCGTACGATCCCGACCACGTGACGGCTCTGCACGTCGTCGAAAAGGGCGAGGGCGTCCCGGATAAAACACCTGTCGAGCAGTCCGAGGAGCTGGCTGCGGAATCGTCCACTGCCGTCCGCAGGGTGTTTCCCGACGCCGACGATCACACTGCCTACGCTCGGAACGTCGTAGGGGCGATCTTCGAGGCTGCCGACGACGTCGACGCGAGCGCCGTCGCGTACCGTGCCCGCGGTGGAAACCGCCTCATGCAGTTTCTGTCCGGTGACCACTCGCTCAAACTCGTTACCAGGGCCGATCGGCCCGTCATCGCACTGCCGCGGACGGAGACAGACGAGTAA
- a CDS encoding universal stress protein produces the protein MATRILVATDGSDAATVALDHALDVAADRDAIVHVLNVADTNRPSLARLGTDVVDVLEQEGEEIVSAAADRADERGVTVSTHVVQGEPREAIVDAIAETEFDLVVMGAHGRRGLGEYVLGSVTDYVVNRSPVPVLTVRAAEDATQPFPYEDVVVPTDGSVHASAAVDLGATVAARHDATLHLLSVVDELPELPDDRMSQLSEQVTENLQEILDEDVDTVRSAGVEDVTTAIASGSVPREVTSYVDEEGIDLVVMGTHGRTGIDRHLLGSFTERVIRTSPVPVLTTRRLGEMD, from the coding sequence ATGGCTACGCGCATTCTCGTGGCGACCGACGGGAGCGACGCCGCGACGGTGGCGCTCGACCACGCGCTGGACGTCGCCGCCGATCGAGACGCGATCGTCCACGTGCTCAACGTAGCGGATACGAACCGGCCGAGCCTCGCCCGACTCGGGACCGACGTGGTCGACGTGCTCGAGCAGGAGGGAGAAGAGATCGTCTCGGCGGCCGCCGATCGGGCCGACGAACGCGGCGTGACCGTCAGTACGCACGTCGTTCAGGGTGAACCGCGGGAGGCGATCGTCGACGCGATAGCGGAAACGGAGTTCGACCTCGTGGTCATGGGTGCCCACGGGCGGCGTGGACTGGGGGAGTACGTCCTCGGGAGCGTCACGGACTACGTCGTCAACAGGAGTCCGGTTCCGGTCCTGACGGTTCGGGCGGCCGAGGACGCGACGCAACCGTTCCCCTACGAAGACGTGGTCGTGCCGACCGACGGGAGCGTTCACGCGAGTGCGGCGGTGGACCTGGGCGCGACGGTCGCCGCGCGACACGATGCGACGCTCCACCTGCTGTCAGTCGTGGACGAACTCCCGGAACTACCCGACGATCGAATGAGCCAGCTCTCGGAGCAGGTCACGGAGAACCTGCAGGAAATCCTCGACGAGGACGTCGACACCGTCAGGAGTGCGGGCGTCGAGGACGTCACGACCGCCATCGCGTCCGGGTCGGTACCCCGCGAGGTCACGTCCTACGTCGACGAGGAAGGGATCGATCTCGTGGTCATGGGAACGCACGGCCGGACCGGCATCGACCGTCACCTGCTCGGGAGCTTTACGGAACGAGTGATCCGCACGTCGCCGGTCCCGGTTCTCACGACGAGACGACTCGGGGAGATGGACTGA
- a CDS encoding aryl-sulfate sulfotransferase — translation MTDRWRASLARGRSSISRNRLRVAFAVVILLSAAMVASASTGNSLSTASEADVPEAPPTDNHTVVTESGRAGTITAYDPDGEVLYYNNTRTKYFDVDPVEDDPLTVEYAATDTIHTEGPTCSDPPCALNVIERADLETGEVEVLYERYDYKELAGEWHDTDRINETHVVVADIVADQVFVVNTETEIVDWLWDAQSDFPVEGGGPYPRDWAHINDVEYIDDGQHEGRIMASLRNQDQVVFLDREEGLLENWTLGSEDDYDVQYEQHNPDYIPESQGGPAVVVADSENGRVQEFQREGGEWTRSWEWEDDRIQWPRDADRLPNGNTLITDTHGNRVIEVDESGEIVWQVESTLPYEAERLETGPESEGGQSAAALGLESRTAADGGGGGDGGSTLGISPLGYVGDLIESILPHRVYNGLLFVSPVWMGQTEFAAVAIALLTGLAWVGLEIRWRVRDAGIRFRLPVYRRKDE, via the coding sequence GTGACTGACCGCTGGCGTGCGTCGCTCGCGCGCGGCCGATCGTCGATTTCGCGGAACCGACTCCGGGTCGCGTTCGCCGTCGTGATCCTCCTCTCGGCCGCCATGGTCGCGAGCGCGTCGACCGGTAATAGCCTCTCGACGGCCTCGGAGGCGGACGTGCCGGAGGCACCGCCGACGGACAACCACACGGTCGTCACCGAATCGGGGCGTGCGGGGACGATCACCGCCTACGATCCCGACGGCGAGGTGCTCTACTACAACAACACGCGGACGAAGTACTTCGATGTCGACCCCGTCGAGGACGATCCGCTGACCGTCGAGTACGCGGCGACGGACACGATCCACACCGAGGGGCCGACCTGTTCCGACCCGCCGTGTGCGCTGAACGTCATCGAGCGCGCCGACCTCGAGACCGGCGAGGTCGAGGTGCTCTACGAGCGCTACGACTACAAGGAACTCGCCGGCGAGTGGCACGACACCGATCGGATCAACGAAACGCACGTCGTCGTCGCAGACATCGTCGCGGACCAGGTGTTCGTCGTGAACACCGAGACGGAGATCGTCGACTGGCTCTGGGACGCCCAGAGCGACTTCCCGGTCGAGGGCGGTGGGCCGTATCCCCGCGACTGGGCCCACATCAACGACGTCGAGTACATCGACGACGGTCAACACGAAGGGCGGATCATGGCCAGTCTGCGCAACCAGGACCAGGTCGTCTTCCTCGATCGAGAGGAGGGCCTGCTCGAGAACTGGACGCTCGGGAGCGAGGACGACTACGACGTCCAGTACGAACAGCACAACCCCGACTACATCCCCGAGAGCCAGGGCGGACCCGCCGTCGTCGTCGCCGACTCCGAGAACGGCCGCGTCCAGGAGTTCCAGCGCGAGGGCGGCGAGTGGACCCGCTCCTGGGAGTGGGAAGACGATCGGATCCAGTGGCCCCGCGACGCCGATCGACTCCCCAACGGGAACACGCTGATCACCGACACCCACGGCAATCGCGTCATCGAGGTCGACGAGTCCGGCGAAATCGTCTGGCAGGTCGAATCGACGCTCCCCTACGAGGCCGAACGCCTCGAGACGGGTCCCGAGAGCGAGGGTGGCCAGAGCGCGGCCGCGCTCGGACTCGAATCCCGGACCGCCGCCGACGGCGGAGGCGGCGGTGACGGTGGAAGTACCCTCGGGATCAGTCCGCTCGGGTACGTCGGCGATCTCATCGAGTCGATCCTCCCACACCGGGTGTACAACGGCCTCCTCTTCGTGAGCCCGGTCTGGATGGGCCAGACCGAGTTCGCCGCGGTCGCGATCGCACTCCTGACGGGGCTAGCGTGGGTCGGCCTGGAGATCAGGTGGCGAGTCCGCGACGCCGGGATCAGGTTCCGGTTGCCCGTCTATCGGCGGAAGGACGAATAG
- a CDS encoding DedA family protein has translation MEPLQIEGTPSWLESMFTSEVGFAVLFGICILEGAMMLRFMPSELVVPAALALIGSSVPEAASIVVIAVVGTTIGQVFLFYLVRRAGREYVLQKRWFPITESRLERFDGWFDRWGPIAVPVSNTMLFVRGLLTVPAGLSEMNGRAFVVLSAVGSLSFQSILAGLYLFGGYLVV, from the coding sequence ATGGAACCGCTCCAGATCGAGGGCACGCCGTCCTGGCTCGAATCGATGTTCACGTCGGAGGTCGGGTTCGCAGTCCTGTTCGGGATCTGTATCCTCGAAGGAGCGATGATGCTCCGGTTTATGCCCAGCGAACTCGTCGTGCCGGCCGCGCTGGCGTTGATCGGATCCTCGGTCCCGGAAGCAGCCTCGATCGTCGTCATCGCCGTCGTCGGCACGACGATCGGTCAGGTGTTCCTGTTCTACCTCGTCCGCCGGGCCGGTCGCGAGTACGTCCTGCAAAAGCGCTGGTTCCCGATCACTGAGTCACGACTCGAGCGGTTCGACGGCTGGTTCGATCGGTGGGGGCCCATCGCCGTCCCCGTGAGCAACACGATGCTGTTCGTTCGCGGACTGCTCACCGTGCCCGCCGGACTGTCGGAGATGAACGGCCGAGCGTTCGTCGTGCTGTCCGCGGTGGGGTCGCTGTCCTTCCAGTCGATCCTGGCGGGCCTGTACCTGTTCGGCGGCTACCTCGTGGTCTGA
- a CDS encoding metal-dependent hydrolase has product MEIGRALFLAGAFATHAFVGYALVRAFTRADPRIGVVLGLLPDVDFLFPAGMGWPFVHRGITHTLVFALAVAAGLYVLRRDRSIALAAGLAIGSHLAIDSLSPKGVVLCYPIEATWSPGLAVHGPTATALLWTAMIGLLVWRTEGRSPVR; this is encoded by the coding sequence ATGGAGATCGGCCGAGCACTGTTCCTCGCGGGCGCGTTCGCCACCCACGCGTTCGTCGGCTACGCGCTGGTTCGCGCGTTCACCAGGGCCGATCCGCGGATCGGGGTCGTCCTCGGTCTCCTGCCGGACGTCGATTTTCTCTTTCCTGCGGGAATGGGGTGGCCGTTCGTCCACCGCGGGATTACGCACACGCTCGTGTTCGCGCTGGCCGTCGCCGCCGGACTGTACGTGCTCCGCCGGGATCGATCGATCGCGCTCGCCGCCGGACTGGCGATCGGTTCACACCTCGCGATCGACTCGCTCTCGCCGAAGGGGGTCGTCCTGTGCTACCCGATCGAGGCGACCTGGAGCCCCGGACTCGCGGTTCACGGGCCGACTGCGACGGCCCTGCTCTGGACAGCCATGATTGGACTCCTGGTGTGGCGGACGGAGGGGCGGTCGCCGGTCAGATAA
- a CDS encoding metal-dependent hydrolase, which translates to MYRGGHAGFNALLYAPVVPIVTDRWSLALAVWGALLAVSTATVPDIDEVIDRIDHRGPTHTVWFAIVTGLVVGGATALLVGASPRFGVSSGLGFTFGFVVGTCGIVAHLAGDIVTPMGISPLEPLSRAHVTFDLFKSKNGRINRAVFLVGTGALLASLGLTIVSLLWVAPSG; encoded by the coding sequence ATGTACCGGGGAGGCCACGCCGGATTCAATGCCCTGCTCTACGCACCCGTCGTACCGATCGTGACCGACAGGTGGTCGCTCGCACTCGCCGTCTGGGGAGCGCTCCTCGCGGTTAGCACGGCCACCGTCCCCGACATCGACGAAGTCATCGATCGGATCGACCACCGGGGTCCGACCCACACCGTCTGGTTCGCCATCGTGACCGGGCTGGTCGTCGGCGGCGCGACGGCCCTTCTCGTCGGCGCGAGTCCCCGCTTCGGCGTCAGTTCCGGCCTGGGCTTCACGTTCGGGTTCGTCGTTGGCACCTGCGGAATCGTCGCTCACCTGGCGGGCGACATCGTGACCCCGATGGGGATCAGCCCCCTCGAACCCCTCTCGCGAGCGCACGTCACGTTCGACCTGTTCAAATCGAAGAACGGTCGAATCAACCGCGCCGTCTTTCTCGTCGGCACCGGCGCGTTGCTCGCGTCACTGGGGCTGACGATCGTGTCGCTTCTCTGGGTCGCCCCGTCGGGATGA
- a CDS encoding lysylphosphatidylglycerol synthase transmembrane domain-containing protein: MNERNRRAFFIGVFGAIAVFAVLLFAVGARSVVDTLLTADLSLVAATFALALCWLAAWSLMLRTVLATLGVDIPLAKSFFVYAGAVFANNVTPFGQAGGEPIAALLISKVSDARYETGLVGIASVDVINVVPSISLVLVGVSYYATTAALGDRLETAVGSAVALIGGIVLVMVVVWRYRYAIVDRLPAVVAPRIGRLGLDRFDSETLEGDIRDRLGRFFENIERVGTDRWRLSAVIGLSLCGWLFQTAALMLAFAALGYSVPPYVLLFVIPLANLAGAAPLPGGLGGIEAAFVTLLVPTTGIPASAVTAAVLIFRGAIYWMPILIGGVSVSAFGVRSLE, from the coding sequence ATGAACGAGCGAAACCGGCGCGCGTTTTTTATCGGCGTCTTCGGGGCGATCGCGGTGTTCGCCGTCCTGCTTTTCGCCGTCGGCGCGCGGAGCGTCGTCGACACGCTGTTGACGGCGGATCTCTCCCTGGTCGCCGCGACGTTCGCGCTCGCGCTCTGCTGGCTGGCCGCCTGGAGTCTCATGCTCCGGACCGTCCTGGCAACCCTCGGGGTCGACATCCCGCTCGCCAAGTCCTTCTTCGTCTACGCCGGGGCCGTCTTCGCCAACAACGTCACCCCGTTCGGCCAGGCCGGCGGTGAACCGATCGCGGCGCTTCTCATCTCGAAGGTCTCCGACGCACGGTACGAGACCGGCCTCGTCGGGATCGCGAGCGTCGACGTCATCAACGTCGTCCCCTCGATCTCGCTCGTCCTCGTCGGCGTCAGCTACTACGCGACCACCGCCGCTCTGGGCGATCGCCTCGAGACGGCGGTCGGATCGGCGGTCGCGCTGATCGGCGGCATCGTCCTCGTTATGGTGGTCGTGTGGCGATACCGATACGCGATCGTCGATCGCCTCCCCGCCGTCGTCGCTCCCCGGATCGGCCGCCTCGGTCTCGATCGATTCGACTCCGAGACGCTCGAGGGAGACATCCGGGATCGGCTGGGTCGGTTCTTCGAGAACATCGAGCGCGTCGGGACGGATCGGTGGCGACTTTCGGCGGTGATCGGGCTGTCGCTGTGTGGCTGGCTCTTCCAGACGGCCGCGCTCATGCTCGCGTTCGCCGCCCTCGGCTACAGCGTCCCGCCGTACGTCCTGCTGTTCGTGATCCCGCTCGCGAACCTCGCGGGCGCCGCCCCGCTCCCGGGCGGTCTCGGCGGGATCGAGGCCGCATTCGTCACGCTGCTCGTGCCGACGACCGGGATCCCGGCATCGGCGGTCACCGCCGCCGTCCTCATCTTCCGCGGAGCGATCTACTGGATGCCGATCCTGATCGGCGGCGTCTCGGTGTCGGCGTTCGGCGTCCGATCGCTGGAGTGA